One genomic region from Pirellulales bacterium encodes:
- a CDS encoding Rrf2 family transcriptional regulator, which yields MLPKTAEYALRTIVWLALHPHDSEPADRVAKGTKVPRRYLHKVLQELARAKLVRSQSGPGGGYSLAKSPEAITILDVVNSVAPMERIHKCPLGLRSHTQLCPLHQELDKVYVASERALARVVIAKLLRSTNPIVPLCEVKPTLRPTKRKEKNHECVFDSRNGRGSCGATTGAGASVRSRAH from the coding sequence ATGTTACCCAAGACGGCCGAATACGCGCTTCGCACCATCGTCTGGCTCGCGCTTCATCCGCACGATTCGGAGCCAGCCGATCGCGTCGCGAAAGGAACCAAGGTGCCTCGTCGCTACCTGCACAAAGTGTTGCAGGAACTTGCGCGGGCAAAGCTAGTTCGCTCGCAATCCGGTCCTGGCGGCGGTTATTCCCTCGCCAAATCACCGGAAGCGATTACGATCCTCGACGTCGTGAACAGCGTGGCGCCCATGGAGCGAATCCACAAGTGTCCACTGGGGCTGCGATCGCACACCCAGCTCTGCCCGTTGCATCAGGAGCTTGATAAGGTGTATGTCGCCAGCGAAAGAGCGCTCGCTCGCGTCGTGATCGCGAAGTTGCTCCGCTCGACCAATCCGATTGTTCCATTGTGTGAAGTCAAACCAACATTACGTCCAACGAAGCGTAAGGAGAAGAACCATGAGTGCGTTTTCGATTCAAGAAACGGTAGGGGAAGTTGTGGCGCGACAACCGGCGCTGGTGCGTCTGTTCGAAGCCGCGCACATTGA